In Cyanobium sp. Tous-M-B4, a single genomic region encodes these proteins:
- a CDS encoding cation:proton antiporter: MGSSLLTTLLLLLVGALLARLTATRLARWAVPAIVLELGVGFALGNTVLPFEQIRSLSGLLELGVLTLFFQVGLEVRGGLLGSRPAAVLRTVLLSALTPLLAWWPLQQAFGLSTATTLLFVAVLSATGTGVTLRALGQLGALKTPSGRLLVGVSVLDDLPAIGLLTCSLLLAGTRLGGGAATAGSGWLVLLGPALALLSVPLSSWWLRSHGPWQPGPLGMLLLLIGCSWIGEVTGVTSLLGALWGGVLFNRLAPMGEGSTEARELLGNLALLSEVFLPLYFLGVGMRIQAGTLLQPAAWALALSLLLLAISCKLICALGISRQDQAAGIDRWVVVFGLIPRGLPGLVFASTALASGVITPAQFSALVLMVSCTTVLGLLLLGRRLAAMASP; encoded by the coding sequence TTGGGTTCCTCCCTGCTCACCACCCTGCTGCTGTTGTTGGTGGGGGCCCTGCTGGCCCGGTTGACGGCCACCCGGCTCGCCCGTTGGGCGGTGCCGGCGATCGTGCTGGAGCTGGGAGTGGGCTTTGCTCTGGGCAACACGGTGCTGCCTTTTGAGCAGATCCGCTCCCTCTCCGGTCTGCTGGAGCTGGGGGTGCTCACCCTGTTTTTTCAGGTGGGTCTGGAGGTGCGCGGAGGCTTGTTGGGCTCCCGGCCGGCGGCAGTGCTGCGCACGGTGTTGCTGTCGGCGCTGACGCCGCTGCTGGCCTGGTGGCCGCTGCAGCAGGCCTTTGGCCTCTCGACTGCCACCACCCTGCTCTTTGTGGCCGTGCTCAGCGCCACCGGCACCGGGGTGACCCTGCGGGCCCTCGGCCAGCTCGGCGCCTTGAAAACCCCCTCCGGTCGCCTGCTGGTGGGGGTGTCGGTGCTCGACGATCTGCCCGCGATCGGCCTGCTCACCTGCTCTCTGCTGTTGGCGGGCACCCGCCTGGGCGGTGGCGCGGCTACGGCCGGGTCGGGTTGGCTGGTGCTGCTCGGCCCAGCCCTGGCCCTGCTGAGCGTGCCGCTGTCGAGCTGGTGGTTGCGGAGCCACGGGCCCTGGCAGCCGGGGCCGCTTGGAATGTTGCTGCTGTTGATTGGCTGCAGCTGGATCGGTGAGGTCACCGGGGTGACCAGCCTGCTGGGGGCGCTCTGGGGTGGGGTGCTGTTCAATCGCCTGGCGCCCATGGGGGAAGGGAGCACCGAGGCCCGCGAGCTATTGGGCAACCTGGCTCTGCTGTCGGAGGTGTTCCTACCCCTCTATTTCCTAGGGGTGGGCATGCGCATCCAGGCCGGCACCTTGCTGCAGCCCGCTGCCTGGGCCCTGGCCCTGAGCCTGCTGCTGCTGGCGATTAGTTGCAAGTTGATCTGTGCCCTGGGCATCAGCCGCCAGGATCAAGCCGCTGGCATCGATCGCTGGGTGGTGGTGTTTGGCTTGATTCCGCGGGGCCTGCCGGGCTTGGTGTTTGCCTCAACGGCCCTGGCCAGTGGCGTGATCACTCCGGCGCAGTTTTCGGCCCTGGTGCTGATGGTGAGCTGCACCACGGTGCTTGGACTGCTGTTGCTGGGCCGCCGTTTGGCAGCTATGGCGTCGCCTTAG
- a CDS encoding NADH-quinone oxidoreductase subunit M encodes MTLLLLLLLPLLVGLLLPLLPPGRSGLVRGLAAGAALAQLVVGLLAWRQPPPALSLEWLPRLGLGLDLGLDGLSLPLVLLTGLITAMAVLASPADQARPRLYYALMLATNLGAVGAFLARNALLFVLAFELVLIPTTLLLAIWGGERRAGAAVRFLLFGAVSGLSLLGGVLAFGWFGQGAAGADTAVSFSFEALAATPLPASAQRWVLALLVLGFGIKLPVVPLHGWQPISYAEAPPPVVMLLGGVVSKLGAYGLLRFGVGLLPDAWSAFSPWIAAAGAVSAVYGALNAVAATDIRRLMAYSSLGHMGLLVLALAAATPMSLQGAMAQVLAHGLIVALLFDCVGLIQRKTGTTVIAELSGLMNPIRGLPFTMGLMLLALMAAAGIPGLAGFPAELLVFEGSWTVFPRATLICIVASGFTAVYAVRLFNRVGFGRLDNNRADWQSTRLAERLPAVVLTTLVVLAGIWPVSLTSWSEASTAAIALRHSDPVVQTLAMAPRSPSSTLPA; translated from the coding sequence ATGACTCTGCTGCTGTTGCTCCTGCTTCCTCTACTGGTGGGCCTGCTGCTGCCGCTGCTGCCGCCTGGGCGCTCCGGGCTGGTGCGCGGGCTGGCCGCCGGCGCCGCTCTGGCCCAGTTGGTGGTCGGCCTGCTGGCCTGGCGCCAGCCGCCCCCTGCCCTGAGCCTCGAATGGCTGCCCCGGCTTGGTTTGGGCCTGGATCTCGGCCTCGATGGGCTGTCGCTGCCGCTGGTGCTGCTCACGGGCCTGATCACCGCCATGGCGGTGCTGGCCTCCCCCGCAGACCAAGCCCGCCCTCGCCTCTATTACGCCCTGATGCTGGCCACCAACCTGGGGGCGGTGGGGGCGTTCCTAGCCCGCAACGCCCTGTTATTTGTGTTGGCCTTCGAGCTGGTGCTGATCCCCACCACCCTGCTGCTGGCTATCTGGGGCGGCGAGCGCCGTGCTGGAGCCGCCGTGCGCTTCCTGCTCTTTGGCGCGGTGTCGGGCCTCAGTCTGCTGGGCGGCGTGCTGGCCTTCGGCTGGTTTGGCCAGGGCGCTGCCGGCGCCGACACCGCCGTGAGCTTCAGCTTTGAGGCCCTTGCCGCCACGCCCCTGCCGGCCTCGGCCCAGCGCTGGGTATTGGCCCTGCTGGTGCTCGGTTTCGGCATCAAGCTGCCGGTGGTGCCCCTGCATGGCTGGCAGCCGATCAGCTATGCAGAAGCGCCGCCGCCGGTGGTGATGCTGCTGGGGGGTGTGGTGTCGAAGCTGGGGGCCTACGGCCTGCTGCGCTTTGGTGTGGGCCTGCTGCCCGACGCCTGGAGTGCTTTTTCGCCTTGGATCGCCGCCGCCGGTGCCGTAAGCGCGGTGTACGGCGCCCTCAATGCGGTTGCCGCCACCGACATCCGCCGACTGATGGCCTACAGCTCCCTGGGCCATATGGGCCTGCTGGTGCTGGCCCTGGCTGCAGCCACGCCGATGAGCCTGCAGGGAGCCATGGCCCAGGTGCTGGCCCATGGACTGATCGTGGCCCTGCTGTTTGACTGCGTGGGGCTGATCCAGCGCAAGACCGGCACCACCGTGATCGCCGAGCTCTCGGGCCTGATGAACCCCATCCGCGGCCTGCCCTTCACCATGGGTCTAATGCTGCTTGCCCTGATGGCCGCCGCCGGCATCCCTGGCCTGGCGGGCTTCCCGGCAGAACTGCTGGTGTTCGAGGGCAGCTGGACCGTGTTCCCCCGGGCCACCCTGATCTGCATAGTGGCCTCGGGTTTTACTGCGGTCTACGCGGTGCGGCTGTTCAATCGGGTGGGCTTCGGCCGGCTCGATAACAACCGCGCTGACTGGCAGAGCACCCGACTGGCTGAACGGCTGCCGGCCGTGGTTTTAACCACTCTGGTGGTGCTCGCCGGCATCTGGCCGGTCAGTCTCACCTCCTGGAGTGAGGCCAGCACGGCCGCTATCGCGCTGCGCCACAGCGATCCGGTGGTGCAAACCCTGGCCATGGCACCCCGTTCTCCGTCGTCGACCCTGCCCGCATGA
- a CDS encoding sigma-70 family RNA polymerase sigma factor, which translates to MPAPQKRPKGDCDALSQHMRAIGRIAILTAEEEISLARLVQSGCKATDIAQEMKLRAGGAAPSPTAWAKETGMTVRELQICLRQANKARSRMVLANIRLVITMSRRYRHTPVDLEDLIQEGTIGLIRAVERFDPSRGYRFSTYATWWIRHGITSALLAKGRTIRLPATMVDQLCRLRQTQQSLSQQLGRDPNLEELAAATGLKPLDIREVLFRAQEPLSLDGHQTSQSEWSLLESLACEVSKPLEHVDATLMQEDIHQLLDELPKQEAELLRLRYGIAAGEPLSLSATARQMGITRDTARGLERRANATIRRLSVRFIDHLQA; encoded by the coding sequence ATGCCTGCGCCACAGAAGCGCCCCAAGGGTGACTGCGACGCACTAAGCCAGCACATGCGCGCCATTGGTCGCATAGCCATACTCACCGCTGAGGAGGAAATCAGCCTGGCCAGGCTTGTCCAAAGCGGCTGTAAAGCCACTGACATAGCTCAGGAGATGAAGCTGCGAGCAGGCGGTGCGGCTCCCAGTCCCACCGCTTGGGCCAAGGAAACAGGCATGACGGTGCGCGAGTTGCAGATCTGCCTTAGGCAGGCCAACAAAGCGCGCAGCCGCATGGTGCTAGCCAACATTCGGTTGGTGATAACAATGTCTCGCCGCTACCGGCACACCCCTGTCGATCTAGAAGATCTGATCCAGGAGGGCACTATCGGCCTAATCAGGGCCGTGGAGCGGTTTGACCCCAGCCGGGGCTACCGCTTTTCCACCTACGCCACCTGGTGGATCCGCCACGGGATCACCAGTGCCCTATTGGCCAAGGGACGCACCATCCGCCTACCGGCCACGATGGTGGATCAGCTTTGTCGGCTGCGCCAGACCCAGCAATCCCTGAGCCAGCAGCTGGGGCGGGACCCCAATCTGGAGGAGCTGGCGGCCGCCACAGGGCTTAAGCCACTGGACATCCGCGAGGTGTTGTTCCGGGCCCAAGAACCCCTGAGCCTCGATGGGCACCAAACCTCTCAATCTGAGTGGAGCTTGCTTGAAAGCCTGGCCTGCGAGGTCAGCAAGCCCCTGGAGCATGTTGATGCCACCTTGATGCAAGAAGATATCCATCAGCTGCTCGATGAACTTCCCAAACAGGAAGCCGAGTTGCTGCGCTTGCGCTATGGAATCGCAGCTGGGGAACCTTTGAGCCTGAGCGCCACGGCCCGGCAGATGGGCATCACCCGTGATACGGCCCGAGGTTTAGAACGAAGGGCCAATGCAACAATCCGGCGACTTTCGGTGCGCTTCATTGATCACCTTCAAGCCTGA
- a CDS encoding cation:proton antiporter produces the protein MLPISPVLLEFSSHQLEVAETLIQVGRFVVIFLAARAIAEVMVRLQLPTILGELVAGVLIGVSGLHLIVPPETQAQLSAGVAGLLASLAQISPDAAREVYRETFPNLQAVSQLGLFALLFLTGLESELDELVAVGVQASTVAVAGVVLPFALGTAGLYFIFHVPLIPAVFAGAAMTATSIGITASVFGELKWLKRREGQIVIGAAVLDDIIGIVILAVVVAIVGGGAFSVGPVLKLCLAAVAFVAVALVLSRKAAPAFDWVVDQLKAPGDVAVASFLVLTVCCFAAQAIGLEAALGAFAAGLILSASKHTHDIDAAVKPLVALFATVFFVLIGTGLDLSVLNPFDPANREGLIVAAFLLVVAMAGKVAAGWSYFSKEPTNRLVVGLGMMPRGEVGLIFLGLGSQAGILTPALEAAILLMVIGTTFLAPILLRLVIPPTVEDAQSAS, from the coding sequence ATGTTGCCGATCTCTCCGGTGTTACTGGAGTTCAGTTCCCACCAGCTTGAGGTGGCGGAAACCCTGATTCAGGTGGGCCGCTTTGTGGTGATCTTCCTAGCTGCGAGGGCCATCGCGGAAGTGATGGTGCGCTTGCAGTTGCCCACGATCCTCGGTGAGCTAGTGGCTGGGGTGCTGATCGGTGTTTCGGGACTGCATCTGATCGTGCCGCCAGAAACCCAGGCCCAGCTCAGTGCCGGAGTCGCCGGTCTGCTTGCCTCCTTGGCCCAGATCAGCCCGGACGCGGCACGAGAGGTCTACAGGGAAACATTCCCGAACCTGCAGGCCGTATCCCAGTTAGGTCTGTTCGCTCTGCTTTTTCTTACTGGTCTGGAGAGCGAGCTTGACGAGCTGGTGGCTGTGGGCGTTCAAGCCTCCACTGTGGCCGTGGCTGGGGTGGTGCTGCCCTTTGCCCTCGGTACGGCTGGTCTTTACTTCATATTTCATGTGCCGTTGATTCCAGCTGTGTTTGCCGGGGCCGCCATGACGGCCACATCCATCGGTATTACCGCCAGTGTTTTCGGCGAACTGAAATGGCTGAAGCGCCGCGAGGGCCAGATCGTCATCGGTGCCGCCGTGCTCGACGACATCATCGGCATTGTGATCTTGGCGGTTGTGGTGGCGATCGTTGGTGGTGGTGCCTTCAGTGTTGGCCCGGTGCTGAAGCTGTGTCTGGCGGCGGTGGCGTTTGTGGCGGTGGCCTTGGTGCTGAGCCGTAAGGCCGCTCCCGCCTTCGACTGGGTGGTGGATCAGCTCAAAGCTCCCGGCGACGTAGCAGTGGCAAGCTTTCTGGTGCTCACCGTTTGTTGCTTTGCCGCCCAGGCGATTGGGTTAGAGGCGGCCTTGGGTGCTTTTGCCGCTGGATTGATCCTCAGCGCCTCCAAGCACACCCACGACATCGATGCGGCGGTGAAGCCCTTGGTGGCCCTGTTTGCCACCGTATTTTTTGTGCTGATCGGCACCGGCCTGGATCTCTCGGTGCTCAACCCTTTCGATCCCGCCAACCGAGAGGGCCTGATCGTGGCCGCTTTCCTGCTGGTAGTAGCCATGGCTGGCAAGGTGGCTGCCGGCTGGAGCTACTTCAGTAAGGAACCCACCAATCGTTTGGTGGTTGGGCTGGGAATGATGCCCCGTGGCGAAGTGGGCCTGATTTTCCTGGGGCTCGGCAGCCAGGCCGGCATTCTCACGCCGGCGCTGGAAGCAGCAATTTTGTTGATGGTGATTGGCACCACCTTTCTGGCTCCGATCCTGCTGCGGCTGGTGATTCCGCCCACTGTTGAGGATGCTCAGTCGGCCAGCTAA
- a CDS encoding SulP family inorganic anion transporter, which translates to MTTASAPPRRPSLLNHISTNNIKGDLFGGVTAAVIALPMALAFGVASGAGAAAGLWGAVLVGLFAALFGGTPSLISEPTGPMTVVMTAVIASLTAADPENGLAMAFTVVMLAGVFQIVFGFLKLGRYVTQMPYTVISGFMSGIGLILIILQLGPFLGQAIPKGGVMGTLSALPQLLQNARQPEVVLAVITLAILWFTPAAIKKIAPPQLIALIAGTVLSLTLLSGGAGGEEIRRIGEIASGFPQLRMPYFELGQASKMLIDAAVLGMLGCIDALLTAVVADSITRTEHDSNKELIGQGLGNIASGLFGGIAGAGATMGTVVNIQAGGRSALSGISRAVILMVVILAFTGVAAQIPQAVLAGIALKVGVDIVDWGFLKRAHRISISGALIMYLVIALTVLVDLIAAVGIGVFIANILTIDKMSALQSKSVKSISTGDGDLMLPDDEKALLDQGKGKVLLFQLNGAMIFGVAKAIGREHNAIGDVTAVVFDLTEVSHLGVTAALAVENAVEEAIEKGREVFVVGANGTTQRRLEKLGLYKKLTPDRTNLSRRDALQRSVAAIG; encoded by the coding sequence ATGACAACCGCTTCGGCGCCACCCCGGCGCCCGTCCCTGCTGAATCACATCAGCACCAACAACATCAAAGGGGACCTCTTCGGAGGTGTCACCGCTGCGGTGATCGCCCTGCCCATGGCCCTCGCCTTCGGTGTGGCCTCGGGTGCAGGTGCAGCCGCCGGCCTCTGGGGCGCTGTGCTGGTGGGCCTGTTTGCTGCCCTGTTCGGCGGTACGCCCTCCCTGATCTCCGAGCCCACGGGGCCGATGACGGTGGTGATGACCGCCGTAATCGCGAGTTTGACCGCTGCTGATCCGGAAAACGGCCTGGCCATGGCCTTCACCGTGGTGATGCTGGCCGGCGTGTTCCAGATCGTCTTCGGCTTCCTGAAGCTGGGGCGTTATGTCACCCAGATGCCCTACACGGTGATCTCGGGCTTCATGAGCGGCATCGGGCTCATTTTGATCATCCTGCAGCTGGGTCCTTTCCTCGGCCAGGCCATCCCCAAGGGCGGCGTGATGGGCACCCTCAGCGCCCTACCACAGCTGCTTCAGAACGCCCGCCAGCCGGAAGTGGTTCTGGCGGTGATCACACTTGCCATCCTCTGGTTCACTCCGGCGGCGATCAAGAAAATCGCCCCACCCCAGCTGATTGCCCTGATAGCCGGCACGGTGCTCTCTCTCACCCTGCTCAGCGGTGGCGCTGGTGGCGAGGAAATTCGCCGCATCGGCGAAATCGCCTCTGGCTTCCCCCAACTGCGCATGCCCTATTTCGAGCTGGGGCAAGCGAGCAAAATGCTGATCGATGCTGCCGTGCTGGGCATGCTCGGCTGCATTGATGCCTTACTGACAGCCGTCGTGGCTGACAGCATCACCCGCACAGAGCACGATTCCAACAAGGAATTGATCGGCCAGGGTTTAGGCAACATCGCTTCTGGCCTGTTCGGTGGCATCGCCGGTGCCGGCGCCACCATGGGCACCGTGGTCAACATTCAAGCCGGCGGCCGCAGTGCCCTCTCAGGCATCAGCCGGGCCGTAATCCTGATGGTGGTGATCCTCGCCTTCACTGGCGTAGCTGCCCAGATCCCCCAGGCAGTGCTGGCCGGTATCGCCCTCAAGGTGGGTGTCGACATCGTCGACTGGGGCTTCCTCAAGCGAGCCCACCGCATCTCGATCAGCGGCGCTCTGATCATGTATCTGGTGATCGCCCTGACCGTGCTGGTCGATCTGATCGCCGCTGTGGGCATCGGCGTGTTCATCGCCAACATCCTCACCATCGACAAGATGAGCGCCCTGCAGAGCAAGAGCGTCAAGTCGATCAGCACCGGCGACGGTGACCTGATGCTGCCCGACGACGAGAAGGCTCTGCTCGACCAAGGCAAAGGCAAGGTGCTGCTCTTCCAGCTCAACGGCGCCATGATCTTTGGTGTGGCCAAGGCCATCGGACGTGAACACAACGCCATCGGCGACGTGACTGCCGTGGTCTTCGATCTCACCGAGGTATCTCACCTGGGCGTTACTGCAGCGCTGGCTGTGGAGAACGCAGTTGAGGAAGCGATAGAGAAAGGGCGTGAGGTGTTTGTAGTGGGCGCCAACGGCACAACTCAGCGCCGATTGGAAAAGCTCGGCCTCTACAAGAAGCTGACCCCTGATCGCACAAACCTGAGCCGTCGCGACGCTCTCCAGCGATCTGTCGCAGCCATCGGCTGA
- a CDS encoding CO2 hydration protein codes for MTTSTAAAGTKTALIPPSTHRFAEVIHRLEAGGSMLPDTPENLQQIIGIYKAYAVPMDFYWRDLLYIAEQVFLNPLPAFKYFISQEYLDLPNSYAGDQSKLRIWRGGEKAHPELLEFMAKGETRAMPKLLHHLWHDRVNMEFAEACMQAMLWHQGMGGRFNDYLASDAYKANADRAIKAYFRGNPLMLGLYKLFPDMLLEQVKQLSYTANLGLFWEVMAPVFFEMSDIYDEGGFKGVPDAMDFLVNGIFAVAGRPIYHHVFIRGECFEIIPKSEGFTWLYEAALPYVEAVFYRTSPFRGTKSYNAQANQVPADQADFHYGILYADVFPVGSAGIPPTLLMQDMLHFLPPYLQELYKQHRRGEEDQLIQLGITFQRSMYNVTSAVIQALRCALFYPLDDTNPEHLAANRRFFEAQMDRFLRPEARLADIQTKDYR; via the coding sequence ATGACCACCTCCACTGCTGCAGCGGGTACCAAGACGGCCCTGATCCCCCCCTCCACCCACCGCTTCGCCGAGGTGATCCATCGGCTCGAGGCCGGTGGATCGATGCTGCCGGATACGCCGGAGAACCTCCAGCAGATCATCGGCATCTACAAGGCCTACGCCGTGCCGATGGACTTTTATTGGCGCGACCTTCTCTACATCGCCGAGCAGGTATTTCTTAATCCGTTGCCGGCCTTCAAGTACTTCATCTCCCAGGAGTATCTAGATCTCCCCAACAGCTACGCCGGCGATCAATCGAAGCTGCGTATCTGGCGAGGCGGTGAAAAGGCCCATCCGGAGCTACTGGAGTTCATGGCCAAGGGTGAAACCCGGGCCATGCCCAAGCTGCTGCATCACCTTTGGCATGACCGGGTGAACATGGAGTTCGCCGAGGCCTGCATGCAGGCCATGCTCTGGCACCAAGGCATGGGTGGTCGCTTCAACGACTACCTCGCGAGCGATGCCTACAAGGCCAACGCCGACCGCGCCATCAAGGCCTACTTCCGCGGCAATCCGCTGATGCTTGGCCTCTACAAGCTGTTCCCGGACATGCTCCTGGAGCAGGTGAAGCAGCTTTCCTATACCGCCAACCTCGGCCTGTTTTGGGAGGTGATGGCACCGGTGTTCTTTGAGATGAGCGATATCTACGACGAGGGTGGCTTTAAGGGGGTGCCCGACGCCATGGACTTCCTCGTCAACGGCATCTTCGCTGTGGCGGGCCGACCCATCTACCACCACGTGTTCATTCGGGGCGAGTGCTTCGAGATCATTCCTAAGAGCGAGGGCTTCACCTGGCTCTATGAGGCGGCGTTGCCCTATGTGGAGGCGGTGTTCTACCGCACCTCACCTTTCCGTGGCACCAAGAGCTACAACGCCCAAGCCAATCAGGTGCCGGCCGATCAAGCCGACTTCCACTACGGCATTCTCTATGCCGATGTGTTTCCGGTGGGATCCGCCGGCATTCCACCCACCCTGCTGATGCAGGACATGCTGCATTTCCTGCCCCCCTATCTGCAGGAGCTTTATAAGCAGCATCGCCGCGGCGAAGAAGATCAACTGATCCAGCTGGGCATCACCTTCCAGCGCTCGATGTACAACGTGACTTCGGCAGTGATCCAGGCGTTGCGCTGTGCCTTGTTCTATCCCCTCGACGACACCAACCCGGAGCATCTTGCGGCCAACCGCCGCTTCTTTGAGGCCCAGATGGATCGCTTCCTGCGGCCCGAGGCGCGCCTTGCCGACATTCAAACCAAGGATTACCGCTAG
- a CDS encoding fasciclin domain-containing protein — MATILESALAAGGFNTLLAAVDAAGLRGALEGPGPFTVFAPVDDAFAALPAGTVQTLVDNPPQLARILKYHVLAGAYTREDLVAQSEWPSLEGAPIPIRRSEPFEVKNATVVTADIACDNGIVHAIDRVILPG, encoded by the coding sequence ATGGCCACGATTCTGGAATCCGCCCTCGCCGCCGGCGGCTTTAACACCCTGCTGGCGGCCGTTGATGCCGCCGGCCTGCGAGGCGCCCTGGAGGGCCCGGGCCCTTTCACGGTGTTTGCCCCGGTGGACGATGCCTTTGCGGCACTGCCTGCGGGCACGGTGCAAACGTTGGTAGACAACCCACCCCAGTTGGCTCGAATCCTTAAGTACCACGTCCTGGCTGGTGCCTACACCCGCGAGGACCTGGTGGCCCAGTCCGAGTGGCCGTCTTTAGAGGGGGCGCCGATCCCAATCCGCCGCAGCGAGCCCTTTGAGGTGAAAAACGCCACAGTGGTAACCGCAGACATTGCCTGCGACAACGGCATTGTGCACGCGATTGATCGCGTGATCCTGCCGGGCTGA
- the bioA gene encoding adenosylmethionine--8-amino-7-oxononanoate transaminase has protein sequence MTWHPHLWHPTTQVATSPAPLRVQSARGSELELDDGRRLIDAISSWWVTLHGHAEPAIAAAVARQAQQLEQVIFANFSHEPAEQLATRLSALTGLQRLFFSDNGSTAVEVALKIAWQWWRNQNSERRQLIAFEGAYHGDTVGTMALGDRSLFTAAYEPLLFDVARVAWPHSHWGDDSVEPREQQALGQLELALETPTAAVIFEPLIQGASGMRVVRPAFLRAVAERVQGAGALLVADEVFTGFGRTGALFACQKAGIQPDLMALSKGLTGGFLPMGATMASERLYQGFISEKPSDTFFHGHSFTANPLGCAAALASLDLLQQNPERFEGFEQRHTPLLEQLSRQPRVLRPRGLGTMAAFELDAGENSYLNPIGKQIQRQCLEHGVYLRPLGNVVYLLPPLGSSDEQLQQCYQALEQAIVALG, from the coding sequence ATGACCTGGCACCCCCATCTCTGGCATCCCACCACCCAGGTGGCCACCAGCCCGGCGCCCCTGAGGGTGCAGTCGGCACGCGGCAGTGAGCTGGAGCTAGACGATGGCAGAAGGCTGATCGACGCCATCAGCAGCTGGTGGGTGACGCTGCATGGTCACGCCGAGCCGGCCATTGCGGCGGCGGTTGCGCGCCAAGCCCAGCAGCTGGAGCAGGTGATCTTCGCCAACTTCAGCCACGAACCCGCCGAGCAGCTGGCCACTCGGCTCAGCGCCCTCACTGGGCTGCAGCGCCTGTTTTTCTCCGACAACGGCTCCACCGCCGTGGAGGTAGCCCTCAAGATCGCCTGGCAGTGGTGGCGCAATCAGAACAGCGAGCGCCGCCAGTTAATCGCCTTTGAGGGGGCTTATCACGGCGACACCGTGGGCACCATGGCCCTAGGCGATCGCTCCCTATTCACCGCCGCCTACGAGCCCCTGCTTTTTGACGTGGCCAGGGTCGCCTGGCCCCACAGCCACTGGGGCGACGACAGCGTTGAGCCGCGGGAACAGCAGGCCCTTGGCCAGCTTGAGCTGGCCCTGGAGACACCCACAGCAGCGGTGATTTTTGAGCCCCTCATACAGGGGGCCAGTGGCATGCGCGTCGTGCGTCCAGCGTTCCTGCGGGCAGTGGCGGAAAGGGTCCAGGGTGCTGGTGCGCTGCTGGTTGCCGATGAAGTCTTCACCGGTTTCGGCCGCACCGGAGCCCTGTTCGCCTGCCAGAAAGCCGGTATCCAGCCCGACCTGATGGCCCTCTCCAAAGGGCTCACGGGTGGTTTTCTGCCCATGGGCGCAACGATGGCCAGCGAACGGCTCTACCAGGGCTTCATCAGCGAGAAGCCCAGCGATACCTTTTTCCATGGCCACAGCTTCACGGCCAACCCCTTGGGCTGTGCCGCCGCCCTGGCCAGCCTAGATTTACTGCAGCAAAACCCTGAGCGCTTTGAGGGCTTTGAGCAACGGCACACCCCCCTGCTGGAGCAGCTGAGTCGCCAGCCCCGGGTGCTGCGCCCCCGCGGCCTAGGCACCATGGCCGCCTTCGAGCTCGACGCCGGTGAAAACAGCTACCTCAACCCGATCGGCAAACAGATCCAGCGTCAGTGTCTGGAACACGGGGTCTACCTGCGCCCCCTCGGCAACGTGGTGTATCTGCTGCCGCCCCTAGGCAGCAGCGATGAGCAGCTGCAGCAGTGCTATCAAGCTCTAGAGCAGGCCATAGTTGCTTTGGGCTAA
- a CDS encoding DCC1-like thiol-disulfide oxidoreductase family protein: MIGLPALEHPVLVFDGGCPFCRHFAELAELRSGIPNLAIRDGRSDHELRRQLRQQGWDLSRGAVVLAEGRVLHGAEAIQWICSRLEPSATLLQLLGPLLATPGRARRLYPLLLLARRLALAVRGLPLDPDQPAGQAATGSVN; this comes from the coding sequence ATGATTGGCCTCCCGGCACTTGAGCATCCGGTACTGGTGTTTGACGGCGGCTGTCCCTTCTGCCGCCATTTCGCTGAGCTGGCGGAACTCCGCAGTGGCATCCCGAACTTGGCGATCCGCGATGGCCGCAGCGATCACGAACTGCGACGGCAGCTGCGGCAGCAGGGCTGGGACCTGAGCCGGGGTGCCGTGGTGTTGGCAGAGGGCCGGGTGCTGCATGGAGCCGAGGCGATTCAGTGGATTTGCAGCCGGCTGGAGCCCAGCGCCACCCTGCTGCAGCTGCTTGGCCCGCTCCTCGCCACACCGGGGAGAGCAAGACGCCTCTACCCGCTGCTGCTGCTGGCCCGGCGCCTCGCCCTGGCTGTGCGGGGATTACCTCTGGATCCGGACCAACCAGCTGGGCAGGCTGCAACAGGTAGCGTGAATTGA